In Phaeobacter porticola, one DNA window encodes the following:
- a CDS encoding collagen-like protein produces the protein MTWYRTGTVEIAQGSNTIQGTGTNWIEQKSGWAIVIEGVPGLVEIDAVVSATELRLVEPIEGQGGGLGYAIIPTHGLSIRLIGYFDRLIEELNATRATWKTVFSTFSATAYQLWLDQGNAGTVDDFLQAIRGEQGIQGPQGVQGERGIQGEQGVQGERGEQGIRGEQGIQGEQGEQGVQGDKGDTGAGLNIKGTLADVAALPGSGTAGDAWSVQGDIWVWDDINAEWDNAGPLRGPEGPVGQQGIQGPRGPQGEVGPVGPVGPQGVQGIQGVQGDKGDTGLTGPSVFEVWRQSRGGVGTLEDYHDFLSDQTVSLARAQADAASADRAAAETARIASEAAGAEAQAAAASATQSAQVLSDNAEIVRLLQQHKVRALLNLDI, from the coding sequence ATGACGTGGTATCGCACGGGCACGGTCGAAATCGCCCAGGGCAGCAACACCATTCAGGGCACCGGCACCAATTGGATCGAGCAAAAATCCGGCTGGGCGATAGTGATCGAGGGCGTGCCCGGATTGGTCGAAATTGACGCAGTGGTCAGCGCGACTGAGCTGCGTCTTGTCGAACCGATTGAGGGCCAAGGCGGTGGATTGGGCTATGCCATTATCCCGACGCATGGCCTCAGTATCCGACTGATTGGGTACTTTGACCGGCTGATTGAAGAGCTGAACGCAACGCGGGCAACATGGAAAACGGTGTTTTCCACCTTCAGCGCCACTGCATATCAGCTCTGGCTTGATCAGGGCAACGCAGGGACGGTGGATGACTTCTTGCAGGCCATACGCGGCGAACAAGGGATTCAGGGGCCGCAAGGCGTCCAGGGCGAGCGCGGCATCCAAGGTGAGCAAGGGGTGCAAGGGGAACGTGGCGAGCAGGGCATCCGGGGCGAACAGGGTATCCAAGGTGAGCAAGGCGAACAGGGTGTGCAGGGTGACAAAGGCGACACCGGCGCAGGTCTGAACATCAAGGGCACGCTGGCCGATGTTGCGGCTCTGCCCGGATCGGGCACAGCGGGCGATGCCTGGTCTGTGCAGGGCGATATCTGGGTCTGGGACGATATCAACGCCGAGTGGGACAACGCAGGTCCCCTGCGCGGCCCTGAGGGGCCGGTGGGCCAACAGGGTATTCAAGGCCCCCGTGGCCCTCAGGGCGAGGTGGGACCGGTTGGTCCAGTTGGGCCGCAAGGTGTGCAGGGCATCCAAGGGGTGCAGGGCGACAAGGGCGATACGGGCCTCACCGGGCCAAGCGTCTTTGAGGTCTGGCGGCAGTCCCGTGGTGGTGTCGGCACCTTGGAGGACTACCACGACTTTCTTTCAGATCAGACCGTCTCACTGGCGCGCGCGCAGGCTGACGCTGCCAGCGCCGACCGCGCTGCCGCTGAGACTGCCCGTATCGCTTCTGAAGCCGCAGGGGCCGAGGCACAAGCCGCTGCCGCCTCTGCAACTCAATCGGCGCAAGTTCTCTCTGACAACGCTGAAATCGTGCGCCTTTTGCAACAGCACAAGGTGCGCGCCCTCTTGAATTTGGACATCTAA
- a CDS encoding DUF5658 family protein: protein MTIAIIVFVLAQLGDVITTKRALAQPGKREANPFMRVLFDRLGVNGGLTVKALVASALVYWLWSEGATLPIWAVAVMTGAVALHNHRLMQKG from the coding sequence ATGACGATTGCAATCATCGTGTTCGTCCTGGCCCAATTGGGCGATGTCATCACCACCAAACGCGCGCTTGCCCAGCCCGGTAAGCGAGAGGCCAATCCTTTCATGCGGGTTCTGTTCGACCGTCTGGGCGTCAATGGTGGCCTGACGGTCAAAGCGCTGGTCGCCTCAGCCCTGGTCTACTGGCTGTGGTCTGAGGGCGCGACGCTTCCCATTTGGGCGGTTGCGGTCATGACGGGCGCAGTTGCGCTGCACAATCACCGCTTGATGCAGAAAGGATGA
- a CDS encoding peptidoglycan-binding domain-containing protein, translating to MKLTTRDIQARCAALGFHPGPIDGRRGPRTSAASRAALEAHNGSTITDLFHKSGLHRVHMHWTGGAEGVIDMERRAYNSLVTHNGQRVQGVFPPVAQATYAVGRAASHTRMFNTGAIGHGMDAMAGANERPFDRGSAPITPRQLDAFCRWSAEYSVQYWIPINVYGMPTHAEIQPIFGVRQRWKWDITWLPGMSTPGDPLVVGERLRDMIRECLPDVRAAA from the coding sequence ATGAAACTCACCACCCGTGATATTCAGGCCCGCTGCGCCGCTCTGGGCTTTCACCCTGGGCCGATAGACGGACGCAGGGGGCCACGCACCTCAGCGGCCAGTCGGGCCGCTCTTGAGGCGCACAACGGCAGCACCATCACTGATCTGTTCCACAAGAGCGGATTGCACCGGGTGCATATGCACTGGACCGGCGGAGCCGAGGGCGTCATCGACATGGAGCGCCGCGCCTATAACTCGCTGGTCACGCACAATGGGCAGCGGGTGCAGGGCGTGTTTCCACCAGTAGCGCAGGCAACCTATGCTGTCGGTCGTGCGGCATCCCACACCCGCATGTTCAACACCGGTGCGATCGGGCACGGAATGGACGCCATGGCGGGGGCAAACGAGCGCCCGTTTGATCGTGGGTCAGCGCCGATCACGCCGCGCCAGCTTGATGCGTTCTGCCGGTGGTCTGCAGAATACAGCGTCCAGTATTGGATTCCGATCAATGTCTACGGCATGCCGACCCATGCTGAGATTCAGCCGATATTCGGCGTGCGCCAGCGCTGGAAATGGGACATCACTTGGTTACCCGGAATGTCTACCCCCGGCGATCCCTTGGTGGTTGGTGAGCGCCTGCGCGACATGATCCGCGAGTGCCTGCCTGACGTGCGAGCTGCCGCATGA
- the lysC gene encoding hypothetical protein, translating into MPLTGCSWLLPDPEPFYVERPIPGELTTPCAEPVKGQRTEGGFAELALGWRFAARCNAGKLEAIAELTGPH; encoded by the coding sequence ATGCCTTTGACCGGCTGTAGCTGGCTGCTGCCAGATCCTGAGCCGTTTTATGTAGAGCGCCCCATACCGGGGGAGCTGACCACACCTTGCGCTGAGCCGGTGAAGGGGCAGCGCACCGAGGGCGGCTTTGCGGAGCTGGCCCTGGGCTGGCGTTTCGCGGCCCGGTGCAACGCGGGGAAGTTGGAAGCAATCGCGGAGCTGACGGGGCCGCACTGA
- a CDS encoding phospholipase D family protein — translation MAHTQSIQLLLNDDSTDHRTEIGALFKNARRFECMVAFAKMSGWKEMKAPLKKALSKGMAARLAVGLDFYHTDPALLRALFRLSKKHNLELYLSNSQSSFHPKIYAFESGDGCKVAVGSSNFTQGGLLQNYEASVLIDDESGAMMEKITGHFDDLIDNYEIVLATKPLIDGYAKDHAINAAWARFARRRATRAVDSGEASLDVLAGFLRMMQEGDASSPFNAQMKVRRDNLAVAPTQLRSIAAWKGKTAHGFLTEYEHLIGSFHSGGLDRAKTRITDKREDFVRAVASIIDHADLSPRDAFATLHAAFANIKGAGINLLTEILHTLDNTRFAVMNQNAVAGLRLAGYDEFPLHPSKGSVSPDKYQLYCDHADAVCKALGLRDFTELDALFNYVYWHEDRPDDDGGDDED, via the coding sequence ATGGCGCACACGCAATCAATCCAACTTCTGCTCAATGACGACAGCACGGACCACCGAACGGAGATCGGAGCGCTGTTCAAGAATGCGCGGCGTTTCGAATGCATGGTCGCATTCGCAAAAATGTCGGGCTGGAAGGAAATGAAAGCGCCACTGAAAAAGGCGTTGTCTAAAGGTATGGCGGCGCGGCTCGCGGTCGGCTTGGATTTTTATCACACTGATCCTGCGCTACTTCGTGCCCTCTTCCGGTTGAGCAAGAAGCACAACCTCGAATTATACCTCAGTAACTCCCAGAGTTCGTTTCATCCGAAAATTTATGCATTCGAGTCCGGCGATGGATGCAAGGTCGCTGTCGGATCGTCGAACTTCACGCAAGGCGGACTGCTTCAAAATTATGAAGCGTCGGTTCTGATCGACGATGAGAGCGGCGCGATGATGGAAAAGATCACCGGGCATTTCGATGACTTGATCGACAATTATGAGATTGTGCTGGCGACGAAGCCGTTGATTGATGGTTATGCAAAGGATCATGCGATCAACGCTGCGTGGGCGCGTTTTGCAAGGCGTCGCGCCACGCGCGCTGTTGATTCCGGCGAAGCGTCACTCGATGTCCTAGCCGGCTTCCTGCGAATGATGCAGGAAGGTGACGCATCATCGCCGTTCAATGCTCAGATGAAAGTCAGACGGGACAATCTTGCGGTTGCGCCGACACAGCTTCGTTCCATCGCGGCGTGGAAGGGGAAAACAGCGCATGGATTCTTGACCGAATATGAGCATCTAATCGGGTCATTCCATTCGGGCGGCCTCGACCGCGCAAAGACGCGCATTACTGACAAGCGTGAGGATTTTGTCCGCGCGGTGGCATCAATCATCGATCACGCTGATTTGTCGCCGCGTGATGCGTTCGCCACTCTCCACGCGGCGTTTGCAAACATCAAAGGTGCTGGGATCAATCTCCTTACCGAGATTTTGCACACGCTGGACAACACACGTTTTGCGGTAATGAATCAGAATGCGGTCGCGGGCCTGCGTCTTGCTGGCTACGATGAATTTCCGCTTCACCCATCGAAGGGAAGCGTGAGCCCCGACAAGTATCAGCTTTATTGCGATCACGCGGACGCCGTGTGCAAGGCGCTCGGGCTTCGCGATTTCACCGAACTCGATGCACTATTTAACTACGTTTATTGGCATGAGGATCGGCCCGATGACGATGGAGGCGATGACGAGGACTAA
- a CDS encoding SIR2 family protein, which translates to MRFHANGPIIPDVLLERSDAGRVVFLCGAGVSLPSGMPSFIGLTQHVIDFFDPPEDSEIMRAFQPWIDDPTGTNTPLDHIFNLLHLEYGRDEVNALVTERLQASAGSGQVGHHHSVVKRISTSPNGIPQIVTTNFDLLFEMDGDLPTFAPPAFPDLTFGRSVEGITYLHGRLANEDANQLPYVLSSADFGRAYLSEAWATNFIRNLLEHYTVVLVGYQAEDPPIKYLLQGLNHDGQFDRTRIYAFDKGAPEDIEAKWRDRGVTAIAYSDHPDLWQTMEAWADRADDPREWRRVVIATTEQDPKSLLPYQRGQVAHVVRSVPGAKLLGDAQHPTHPEWVCVFSGFIRSAKRASGYGDDAEVFEPNVGYGLDDDLHNLTDDDYRRGIFNEDLFSWRHGDENPTDAHRLGGKAPDGHTSVPPRLLYLLRWVGKHLSSPVIAWWAIKQNGLHPRLLNHIEWRLGQNEELDDRARQIWSLIIDHHKDPRNREWDGDWFDLKRRVANEGWSPSVLREFGRVAAPKLDIKPPHSLAGARPPSVDWPDLELGHLGQFEVNFLERHKDDLTIPDEVLPQVFGLLEDAMKATSGMLSDIGKTYFVTPTCYPDREVDGKDRHNKAADAMKFFVELFERLVQTAPDIALGHFLTWPIEDQFFFKKLILYALSKEDLFGPEEVGERILALRQETFWNSDVARELVFLLVDRWSAFPEPLRYQLGERLLSGPDQESYWSDEVYPSRRDEIVARYARYLEMQGCELVGDQGERLAAVIDGIEDWSDGWATSTVTERGSRVGYVGTDETPDVVVDLAVGEIIPRAKEDLQRDFGSFTEKRPFTGLVKANPRKALSALSVAAKENDYPQVFWSAMIKELPDDVEPRLQRVFLHRLSRLPPAVIVELRHTVCRWLEQNITKLIEFNDELAWAVFDNVVDGVVGGGDNATESGIGEVSRDGEVIPQSRRTYEHAINGPLGMCAEALFHAVPSEKQEQNLLIPDYIKSRIERLFASPGEGSDHAVSITFSKLNWLMFVDPEWVEHRLIPMLAFDHTAAEPAWNGFLCSNRVPWPPLAVLIKPLLLQAVPWVENQTWDRDLAMVIAQWLGWMYIFKRDEDDGLTKQEMRRVLREMSDDTRNQFIWWLGQVGQGNDDGWETLVAPFLNEVWPREHIYRTASSVESWISMLDDTGTSFPVVYASVKRYLVPVENDRHPFYRFTREVGEDEPITMQFPVETLDLLDSVIPKVLNRTPYDLPKILMLVSEAAPDLRADHRYLRLMDLVERM; encoded by the coding sequence ATGAGATTTCACGCAAACGGTCCGATCATCCCTGATGTTCTGCTTGAGCGCAGTGATGCTGGCCGAGTCGTCTTCCTTTGTGGTGCTGGGGTTTCACTGCCATCTGGGATGCCGAGCTTCATCGGCCTCACCCAACATGTGATCGATTTCTTTGACCCACCTGAAGACTCAGAAATCATGCGGGCGTTCCAACCTTGGATTGATGATCCGACTGGTACAAACACGCCGTTGGATCACATCTTCAACCTGCTACATTTGGAATATGGACGTGATGAGGTGAATGCCCTTGTGACTGAGCGTCTTCAAGCTTCGGCTGGAAGCGGTCAAGTTGGTCATCACCACAGCGTGGTCAAACGCATCTCCACCAGTCCAAACGGCATACCTCAGATCGTTACGACGAACTTTGATCTGTTGTTCGAAATGGATGGTGATCTGCCAACGTTTGCACCTCCCGCCTTCCCTGATCTGACATTTGGACGTTCGGTCGAAGGTATCACTTACCTCCATGGACGGCTTGCCAACGAAGACGCCAACCAGCTCCCGTATGTCCTAAGCAGTGCTGATTTTGGTCGCGCATACCTTTCCGAGGCTTGGGCTACGAATTTCATACGCAACCTGCTGGAACATTACACTGTGGTACTGGTCGGCTATCAAGCTGAAGACCCACCGATCAAATATCTGCTCCAAGGTTTGAACCATGACGGGCAGTTTGATCGCACACGGATCTATGCATTCGACAAAGGTGCACCTGAAGACATCGAGGCCAAGTGGCGTGATCGCGGCGTCACGGCAATTGCTTACAGCGATCATCCTGACCTTTGGCAGACTATGGAAGCCTGGGCAGATCGTGCAGATGATCCTAGGGAATGGCGAAGGGTGGTGATTGCGACAACAGAGCAGGACCCAAAGTCACTGTTACCATACCAACGTGGTCAGGTTGCCCATGTGGTACGCTCCGTACCTGGTGCAAAACTCTTGGGTGATGCTCAGCATCCAACACATCCAGAATGGGTATGCGTATTCAGCGGATTCATTCGGTCAGCGAAGCGGGCCAGCGGCTATGGCGATGATGCCGAGGTCTTTGAGCCGAATGTCGGATACGGATTGGACGATGACCTTCACAACCTAACCGATGATGACTACCGCCGTGGAATCTTTAACGAGGACCTTTTTTCGTGGCGACATGGCGATGAAAACCCGACCGATGCACATCGACTTGGTGGCAAAGCACCAGACGGCCACACTAGCGTCCCACCACGTCTATTGTATTTGTTGAGGTGGGTCGGGAAACATCTATCCAGCCCTGTTATTGCTTGGTGGGCGATTAAACAGAATGGTCTGCATCCGCGTTTGCTGAACCATATCGAATGGCGTCTGGGCCAGAACGAGGAACTTGATGACCGAGCTCGGCAGATTTGGAGCTTGATCATTGACCACCACAAGGACCCTCGGAACCGCGAATGGGATGGCGACTGGTTTGACCTGAAGAGAAGGGTCGCGAATGAAGGCTGGTCCCCAAGCGTTCTTCGTGAGTTTGGACGTGTTGCTGCACCCAAGTTGGACATCAAACCACCGCATAGTTTAGCAGGTGCGCGGCCTCCTTCAGTGGATTGGCCAGACTTAGAACTTGGTCATCTCGGACAATTCGAAGTGAACTTCTTAGAACGCCACAAAGATGATCTGACCATACCTGACGAAGTGCTTCCGCAGGTGTTTGGCCTGCTCGAAGACGCGATGAAGGCCACCTCAGGGATGCTATCAGATATTGGTAAGACCTATTTTGTCACGCCAACCTGTTACCCTGATCGTGAGGTAGATGGAAAAGATCGGCACAACAAAGCTGCCGACGCGATGAAATTCTTCGTTGAACTGTTTGAACGACTGGTGCAGACCGCACCCGACATTGCACTTGGGCATTTCCTGACGTGGCCAATTGAAGACCAATTCTTCTTCAAAAAACTGATCCTCTACGCTCTGTCAAAAGAAGACTTGTTCGGGCCTGAAGAAGTTGGAGAGCGTATCCTTGCACTTCGCCAGGAAACTTTCTGGAACTCCGATGTAGCAAGAGAACTTGTCTTCTTGCTGGTTGACAGGTGGTCCGCGTTTCCAGAACCACTTCGCTATCAACTGGGTGAACGGCTTCTCAGCGGACCTGACCAAGAAAGCTACTGGTCGGATGAAGTGTATCCGAGCAGGCGTGACGAGATTGTCGCAAGATATGCGCGCTATTTGGAAATGCAGGGATGTGAACTTGTCGGTGACCAAGGTGAACGTCTTGCTGCTGTCATCGACGGCATTGAGGACTGGAGTGACGGATGGGCGACCTCAACAGTCACAGAACGGGGGTCTCGTGTCGGGTACGTTGGGACGGATGAGACACCTGATGTAGTGGTTGATCTTGCCGTAGGCGAAATTATTCCCCGAGCAAAAGAGGACCTCCAACGTGACTTTGGGAGCTTCACAGAGAAGCGCCCCTTCACAGGTCTGGTAAAGGCAAATCCACGCAAAGCTCTGTCGGCTCTGTCGGTAGCAGCCAAAGAGAACGATTACCCACAGGTGTTTTGGTCAGCCATGATCAAAGAGCTTCCTGATGATGTCGAACCGAGGCTGCAACGGGTGTTTTTGCACCGCCTGAGCCGCCTTCCTCCTGCTGTGATCGTGGAATTGAGGCACACTGTGTGTCGGTGGCTCGAACAGAACATCACAAAGCTGATCGAGTTCAATGACGAACTTGCTTGGGCCGTGTTTGATAATGTCGTGGACGGTGTTGTCGGGGGTGGTGACAACGCGACCGAAAGCGGGATTGGAGAAGTAAGTCGAGACGGTGAGGTTATTCCCCAGTCACGTCGCACATACGAACATGCGATTAACGGACCTCTTGGAATGTGTGCAGAGGCCTTGTTCCATGCCGTACCTAGTGAAAAGCAGGAACAAAATTTACTGATACCAGACTACATCAAGAGCCGTATTGAACGCTTGTTTGCATCGCCGGGCGAGGGCTCTGACCACGCTGTTTCTATCACTTTCAGCAAGCTGAACTGGTTGATGTTCGTTGATCCAGAGTGGGTTGAACATCGCCTCATACCCATGTTGGCTTTCGATCATACTGCTGCTGAACCAGCTTGGAATGGGTTCCTGTGTAGCAATCGAGTTCCGTGGCCACCTCTGGCAGTCCTTATTAAGCCACTTCTGTTGCAAGCCGTGCCATGGGTTGAGAACCAGACATGGGATCGCGATCTGGCAATGGTCATAGCCCAATGGTTGGGGTGGATGTACATCTTCAAGCGTGATGAAGACGACGGGCTGACAAAGCAAGAAATGCGACGCGTGTTGCGAGAGATGTCCGATGACACACGCAATCAGTTTATTTGGTGGTTGGGACAAGTTGGCCAAGGGAACGACGACGGTTGGGAGACACTAGTAGCACCCTTCTTGAATGAAGTATGGCCGCGAGAACACATCTACCGCACTGCTTCGTCGGTCGAGTCGTGGATCAGCATGCTTGACGATACTGGAACCAGTTTTCCAGTGGTGTACGCCTCCGTTAAGCGTTACTTGGTACCGGTCGAAAATGACCGCCATCCGTTCTACCGATTTACTCGCGAAGTTGGCGAAGACGAACCAATCACCATGCAGTTCCCAGTGGAAACTCTTGATCTTCTCGATTCTGTGATACCAAAGGTTCTGAACCGAACTCCATACGATTTACCGAAAATCCTAATGTTGGTCAGCGAAGCAGCACCCGATCTAAGGGCGGATCATCGTTACCTGAGACTAATGGATTTGGTTGAGAGGATGTAG
- a CDS encoding SOS response-associated peptidase has product MCGRLGRPDLTWRQLYELERRFLGPPIPVRDPNAVELSASWNVKPTQLVDIAYLDEDQLFSTTARWWFVPSWHRGDVRDWKRTTFNAKIETAASLPSFRNAWKSQRCIIPAAGYYEWTGPKGYKQPWWITTDSNAPALFFAGLYSRLSDNLHTCTILTRSALPQISEIHARSPVILADDQIIPWLSGNLESGEEQDLGTSWNGRMRAQKVAPFGRDDDGPDLIEPFGTLF; this is encoded by the coding sequence ATGTGCGGAAGATTGGGCAGGCCAGATCTTACGTGGCGACAGCTGTACGAGCTGGAGCGCCGTTTTCTCGGACCACCTATACCCGTGCGCGATCCGAATGCGGTTGAGCTGTCAGCGAGTTGGAACGTAAAGCCCACCCAACTGGTAGACATCGCCTATCTGGACGAAGACCAGCTGTTCAGTACGACAGCCCGTTGGTGGTTCGTGCCAAGCTGGCATCGGGGCGATGTAAGGGACTGGAAGCGCACCACCTTCAATGCGAAGATCGAGACAGCAGCCAGCCTGCCAAGTTTCCGCAATGCTTGGAAGTCACAGCGCTGCATCATTCCGGCGGCAGGCTACTATGAATGGACAGGACCGAAGGGCTATAAACAACCCTGGTGGATCACGACCGATAGCAACGCCCCTGCCCTGTTCTTCGCCGGGCTCTATTCGCGCCTGAGTGACAATCTGCACACATGCACTATTCTGACGCGATCAGCGTTGCCGCAGATCAGCGAGATACACGCACGTTCACCGGTGATCCTAGCCGATGATCAGATCATACCTTGGCTCTCAGGAAACCTAGAGAGCGGCGAAGAACAAGACCTAGGGACCTCTTGGAACGGACGCATGAGGGCGCAGAAGGTTGCCCCCTTTGGACGCGACGACGATGGGCCGGATCTGATCGAGCCATTCGGAACGCTGTTCTAG
- a CDS encoding IS5 family transposase: MSRPTSPTYKIKNWRAYNEALKRRGSLTIWFDPEMTWEARPTGKRGRQPIYSDAAIKTCLTMKVLFRMALRQTTGFVESLLRLSGLDWSVPDFSTLSRRQKSLAVNIPYRGSEGPLHLLIDSTGIKVEGEGEWNARKHGGSKRRVWRKVHLGIDEKTLEIRAVEFTSSDIGDAPMLPELLNQIPPEQEIGSVTADGAYDTRKCHDAIANRGANAVVPPRKNAKPWKPDTAGAIARNEALRASKYLGRALWRKWSGYHRRSRAETKMHCMKLLGQRLMARDPGRQVAELQLRVAVMNGFTALGIPVTEAVG; this comes from the coding sequence ATGAGCAGACCAACATCCCCGACCTACAAGATCAAGAACTGGCGGGCCTATAACGAAGCGCTGAAGCGTCGTGGCTCGCTGACGATCTGGTTCGATCCCGAGATGACGTGGGAGGCCCGGCCGACCGGCAAGAGAGGCCGACAGCCCATCTATAGCGACGCCGCGATCAAGACCTGCCTGACGATGAAGGTGCTGTTCCGCATGGCGCTCAGGCAGACGACCGGCTTCGTGGAAAGTCTCCTGCGATTGAGTGGATTGGACTGGTCGGTACCGGATTTTAGCACGCTTTCACGCCGCCAGAAGTCTCTCGCCGTGAACATCCCGTATCGTGGTTCTGAGGGGCCGCTACACCTGCTGATCGATAGCACTGGGATAAAGGTAGAGGGCGAAGGCGAGTGGAATGCGCGCAAGCACGGTGGCTCGAAACGCCGCGTGTGGCGCAAGGTTCACCTCGGTATCGACGAAAAGACACTGGAAATCCGGGCAGTCGAGTTCACCAGTAGCGACATTGGTGATGCGCCCATGCTGCCGGAACTGCTTAATCAGATCCCGCCCGAGCAGGAGATCGGCAGTGTCACGGCAGATGGCGCCTACGATACGCGCAAGTGCCACGATGCCATCGCCAACCGAGGTGCCAATGCCGTCGTCCCGCCCCGCAAGAACGCCAAGCCCTGGAAACCCGACACCGCAGGCGCGATTGCGCGCAACGAAGCGCTGCGGGCGTCGAAATACCTTGGCCGAGCGCTTTGGCGGAAATGGAGTGGATACCACCGCCGAAGTCGTGCCGAAACCAAGATGCACTGCATGAAACTGCTGGGACAAAGACTGATGGCACGGGATCCTGGACGTCAGGTTGCCGAGCTTCAGCTCCGTGTTGCGGTCATGAACGGATTCACCGCGCTTGGCATACCCGTCACAGAGGCCGTGGGATAA
- the hemN gene encoding oxygen-independent coproporphyrinogen III oxidase, with product MTQITRLRALGLFDSRVPRYTSYPTAPVFSPAVGSAFQSKALSALDPNVPVSVYIHVPFCERLCWFCACRTQGTLTLSPVESYIGTVEKELALLAKILPKGLRMGRLHWGGGTPTILPPALIHRLAQAVKSVIPPTDDWEFSVEIDPTMVDREKINALAAEGMNRASIGIQDFDPEVQAAIGRIQPFDVTAVCVADLRAAGITSLNTDLVYGLPHQNAARISDTVDQVLTLAPDRVALFGYAHVPWVAKRQKLIDDIALPSDETRYQLAELAADKFRNAGFAGIGIDHFAQPGDGLDLARINGHLRRNFQGYTDDHCPTLIGVGASSISRFDGGYVQNAAATAAYIQRIEAGELGGARGHQLTEVDKLRARAIEMLMCDFSLNRTELFQRFGKLSHQLDTDLSEIDTRFGDLVILDDKYLRIRPEGRAITRIIASVFDTHRPEGVRYSQAS from the coding sequence ATGACACAGATCACCCGCCTTCGCGCGCTGGGACTTTTTGACAGCCGCGTGCCCCGCTACACATCCTATCCCACTGCACCGGTGTTCAGCCCAGCGGTGGGTAGCGCCTTCCAAAGCAAGGCTCTTTCGGCGCTTGATCCAAATGTGCCTGTCTCGGTCTATATCCACGTGCCCTTTTGCGAACGATTGTGTTGGTTCTGCGCGTGTCGGACCCAGGGAACCCTGACATTAAGCCCGGTCGAAAGCTATATCGGCACGGTTGAAAAGGAACTGGCGCTACTGGCAAAGATCCTGCCCAAAGGATTACGCATGGGAAGGCTCCATTGGGGCGGCGGCACGCCCACCATCCTACCACCGGCCCTGATTCACAGGCTGGCGCAAGCGGTAAAATCTGTCATCCCTCCAACCGACGATTGGGAGTTTTCGGTCGAGATTGATCCAACCATGGTCGACCGTGAAAAGATTAATGCCCTCGCCGCCGAAGGCATGAATCGTGCCAGCATCGGCATTCAGGATTTTGACCCCGAGGTACAGGCCGCCATCGGCCGAATTCAGCCCTTTGACGTGACCGCCGTATGTGTCGCTGATCTGCGCGCCGCCGGCATTACCTCGCTCAATACCGATCTAGTTTACGGCTTGCCCCATCAGAATGCCGCCCGTATCTCAGACACCGTGGACCAGGTTCTCACACTGGCCCCTGATCGCGTGGCCCTGTTTGGCTATGCCCATGTTCCTTGGGTAGCGAAACGGCAGAAACTGATTGACGACATCGCGCTGCCCAGTGACGAAACCCGCTATCAGCTCGCCGAACTGGCCGCCGACAAATTTCGCAATGCAGGGTTTGCAGGCATTGGGATAGACCATTTTGCGCAACCCGGGGATGGTCTGGATTTGGCCCGCATCAATGGTCACCTACGGCGTAATTTCCAAGGTTACACCGATGACCATTGTCCAACATTGATCGGAGTTGGGGCCTCTTCGATATCTCGCTTCGACGGCGGCTATGTGCAAAACGCCGCCGCCACCGCAGCCTATATCCAGCGTATTGAGGCAGGCGAGCTTGGCGGTGCCCGTGGCCATCAACTGACCGAAGTCGACAAGCTGCGGGCCCGCGCCATTGAAATGCTGATGTGCGATTTCAGCCTGAATCGTACCGAGCTATTCCAACGTTTCGGTAAGCTGAGTCACCAGCTAGACACGGACCTGTCAGAGATTGATACGCGCTTTGGCGATCTGGTGATACTAGACGACAAATATCTTCGGATCCGACCAGAAGGGCGCGCCATCACCCGGATCATCGCCAGTGTATTTGATACCCATCGCCCAGAAGGGGTTCGCTACAGCCAAGCCTCCTGA